One genomic region from Salvia hispanica cultivar TCC Black 2014 chromosome 2, UniMelb_Shisp_WGS_1.0, whole genome shotgun sequence encodes:
- the LOC125205191 gene encoding transmembrane 9 superfamily member 7-like: protein MIFALLGFLSHFNHRVEEECLENSPPLPRYSSLSFLCNEHSHLGCNVIFGIPLGTVLPLSILWFGVSVFLGGYFGNRKTAIEAPVETCTAMVPQTHVFYTNGRHTAYFRLYQFSLSFGSSRPTYGEPVVFHGRIPLSNHCCLDDIVRGVQLCSEDYKWWWRAFLNGGSSIFYLFVCLVFYVFAKWEIIMRVCGIWYTGYIFIVLCAFFVVTGSVGFYACLWFVRIIYSSVKIE from the coding sequence ATGATCTTTGCGTTGCTAGGCTTCCTCTCCCATTTCAACCACAGAGTGGAAGAGGAGTGCCTTGAAAACAGCCCTCCTCTTCCCCGATATTCTTCTCTCAGTTTTCTTTGCAATGAGCACTCTCATTTGGGGTGTAATGTTATCTTCGGCATACCCCTTGGAACAGTGCTTCCACTTTCGATCCTGTGGTTTGGAGTTTCAGTGTTTCTTGGTGGATATTTTGGTAACAGAAAGACTGCCATTGAAGCTCCGGTGGAAACCTGTACAGCCATGGTACCTCAGACCCATGTTTTTTATACTAATGGCAGGCATACAGCATACTTCCGTTTGTATCAGTTCTCATTGAGTTTCGGTTCATCCAGACCTACCTACGGTGAACCAGTTGTGTTTCATGGTCGGATTCCTCTTAGCAATCATTGTTGTCTTGATGATATTGTGCGGGGAGTGCAATTGTGCAGTGAAGACTACAAGTGGTGGTGGAGAGCCTTCTTGAATGGTGGCTCCTCTATATTCTACCTTTTTGTGTGCTTAGTTTTCTACGTGTTCGCCAAATGGGAGATCATAATGCGGGTATGTGGGATTTGGTACACAGGGTATATATTTATCGTGTTGTGTGCTTTCTTCGTGGTGACTGGCTCAGTCGGCTTCTACGCCTGCTTATGGTTCGTCCGGATTATCTATTCATCCGTGAAGATAGAGTGA
- the LOC125205192 gene encoding disease resistance protein SUMM2-like, with protein MASWFFEPIMSKVGEIISGDAHNSVKSIKDFELNLKALEKKSKSLCAKASDVEEQIKNSELSGRKKRKREVEEWLEQVRSIEKKVVELRTRVELEGFTLRLKEGGVPAKLIEEVDTLVEQSRNFGELAVDVCGSRGDQLLTNGMVGEAFNENLEMILKHLESGKVSSIGVYGMGGVGKTTLAKHINNRLLQHSQGRVIWVTVSQEFSVTTLQDKIARFIGLDFGGEDNEELRAARLNTTLSRMKNSVLILDDVWENIDLSTVGCPNSVECCRLIITTRSSEVCRQVCCQKLIEVKNLHLHEAWELFKETLRNERELDFSVEEIARSVAKLCAGLPLAIVTVAGSMRGETAIHTWEDAYVELRERVSGNGGMGDGNVYKVLKYSFDRLNRNHQSQRNDFNTLQHCFLHCVLYPEDEEITRDRLVREFISGGLLNERKTRRAQVQKGHSILDKLVNVCLLKRCVKMHDLVRSMALKICEGKYMVRAGDWSLKEIPKEAEWAKDLEKVSFMKSGITRIEDGISPDCPKLSTLLLRDDVYLVFIPDSFFSKMQGLCVLDLSLTNITMLPNSICAMKSLKALLLESCRKLEDVPNLGEMKELRELNLSNAAIKEVPQGVGELFNLKFLAMNVRKLKMLPRGLFLKLGNLQHLELPLHIEVEVEEIKNLKLLEEFIGRVENVKDLKCLITSWGSRVRDTCYTIRVGSYGGYIFNKREGICHTKELFLLECNLEDERVLAEGIVQQCEGLGIYFVEGLKRLRIQRCEGIEYIWSEAGLSSQMSALEEIKLYELDAMKGLIEKGEIGASAALAQPVFSSLTSLVIRKCNRVKIPLSGVPNLRSIHISKCEEIEEIFEDEGTSSLNHPKLKDIKLDELPRLRKVGILLSGVPNLEAIHISGCEEIEEIFETSSLTLPRLKIIRLSVLPRLRKVGILSSAPNLKDIGIRECEEIEEIFEDEGTGSLTLPKLKKLKLEELPKLKSLCMGTAPIICNSVEAIFIKKCPRLISKLPVVVDAAVPRRCQIAVNPELWESLKSDNPNLSLFSVSDRFFI; from the exons ATGGCAAGCTGGTTTTTTGAGCCGATTATGTCAAAGGTGGGGGAAATAATATCGGGTGATGCACACAACTCTGTGAAAAGTATAAAGGACTTTGAGCTCAATCTAAAAGCTCTGGAGAAAAAGTCAAAGTCATTGTGTGCTAAGGCATCTGATGTTGAGGAGCAAATCAAGAACTCAGAGCTTTCTGGTCGAAAGAAAAGGAAGCGTGAGGTTGAGGAGTGGTTGGAACAAGTCAGGTCCATTGAAAAGAAAGTTGTTGAGTTGAGGACTCGAGTGGAATTGGAAGGATTTACTTTGAGATTGAAGGAAGGAGGAGTACCAGCTAAACTAATTGAGGAGGTTGATACGCTTGTCGAGCAAAGTCGGAATTTTGGTGAACTTGCAGTTGATGTTTGTGGAAGTAGGGGAGATCAGTTGTTGACAAATGGGATGGTTGGTGAAgcttttaatgaaaatttggaaatgaTTTTGAAACATTTGGAGAGTGGGAAAGTGTCGAGCATTGGTGTTTATGGTATGGGCGGTGTGGGAAAAACAACACTGGCAAAGCACATTAACAATCGACTCCTCCAACACTCTCAGGGACGTGTGATTTGGGTTACAGTCTCCCAAGAATTTAGTGTTACAACTTTACAAGATAAAATAGCTCGATTCATAGGTTTGGACTTTGGGGGTGAGGATAATGAAGAATTAAGGGCGGCAAGACTCAATACAACTTTGTCTCGGATGAAGAATTCAGTGCTGATATTAGATGATGTGTGGGAAAATATTGATCTATCAACGGTTGGATGTCCCAATTCTGTTGAGTGTTGTAGGCTTATTATAACTACTCGCTCCTCAGAAGTGTGTCGTCAAGTTTGTTGCCAAAAACTGATTGAAGTGAAAAATCTACATCTTCATGAGGCATGGGAATTGTTTAAGGAAACTCTAAGAAATGAGAGAGAACTTGATTTTTCGGTAGAAGAGATTGCCAGATCTGTGGCAAAATTGTGTGCTGGTCTGCCCCTAGCAATTGTTACAGTAGCTGGAAGCATGAGGGGCGAGACAGCTATTCATACATGGGAAGATGCTTATGTAGAACTAAGAGAGCGTGTCTCGGGGAATGGTGGCATGGGTGACGGTAATGTTTATAAGGTATTGAAATATAGTTTTGATCGGTTGAATAGGAATCATCAAAGTCAGAGAAATGATTTCAATACGTTACAACATTGTTTCCTGCATTGCGTGTTGTATcctgaagatgaagaaataacGAGAGACCGTTTGGTTAGAGAGTTCATTTCAGGAGGGTTGTTGAATGAAAGAAAGACAAGAAGAGCACAAGTTCAGAAAGGACATTCCATATTGGATAAATTAGTGAATGTGTGCTTATTGAAAAGGT GCGTGAAGATGCATGATCTTGTAAGAAGTATGGCATTGAAGATATGTGAGGGGAAATATATGGTAAGAGCAGGTGATTGGTCTTTGAAGGAAATTCCCAAAGAAGCAGAATGGGCAAAGGATCTGGAGAAGGTGTCCTTTATGAAAAGTGGCATAAcgagaattgaagatggaatATCTCCCGATTGTCCTAAGCTCTCTACATTGCTTTTACGGGATGATGtgtatttggtgtttattcCAGATTCGTTCTTTTCTAAAATGCAAGGACTATGCGTTCTTGATTTGAGCTTGACTAACATAACAATGCTGCCAAACTCAATCTGTGCCATGAAGAGCCTCAAGGCATTGCTCCTTGAGTCGTGTCGTAAGCTAGAAGATGTTCCAAACTTGGGAGAGATGAAAGAACTCAGGGAGTTAAACCTGTCGAATGCAGCGATCAAGGAAGTCCCTCAAGGTGTTGGGGAATTATTCAATCTCAAATTCCTCGCAATGAATGTGCGTAAGTTGAAGATGCTTCCAAGAGGATTGTTTCTTAAACTTGGGAATCTTCAGCACTTGGAATTACCATTGCATATAGAAGTAGAAGTTGAAGAAATTAAGAATCTGAAACTGCTAGAGGAGTTTATTGGAAGAGTGGAAAATGTGAAAGATTTGAAGTGTTTGATTACAAGTTGGGGAAGTCGGGTGCGTGACACTTGCTACACAATAAGAGTGGGATCGTATGGCGGCTATATATTCAATAAAAGAGAAGGAATATGTCATACTAAAGAGTTGTTCTTGTTGGAGTGCAACCTTGAAGATGAGAGAGTATTAGCAGAGGGAATTGTGCAGCAATGTGAGGGTCTGGGCATATACTTTGTGGAAGGATTGAAGAGATTGAGAATTCAAAGATGTGAAGGAATAGAGTACATTTGGAGTGAGGCAGGATTATCATCTCAAATGTCTGCTCTTGAAGAAATTAAACTGTATGAATTGGATGCTATGAAGGGGTTGATCGAAAAGGGGGAAATAGGAGCATCAGCTGCACTTGCACAACCTGTGTTTTCGTCTCTGACATCGCTAGTAATTAGAAAATGTAACAGGGTAAAGATACCACTATCAGGAGTTCCCAACCTCAGATCTATTCATATCAGCAAGTGTGAAGAAATAGAAGAGATATTCGAAGATGAAGGAACAAGTTCCCTCAACCACCCAAAATTAAAAGACATAAAGTTAGATGAGCTGCCAAGACTGAGGAAGGTGGGGATACTACTATCAGGAGTTCCCAACCTTGAAGCTATTCATATCAGCGGGTGTGAAGAGATAGAAGAGATATTCGAAACAAGTTCCCTCACTCTCCCTAGATTAAAAATCATAAGGTTATCTGTGCTGCCAAGACTGAGGAAGGTGGGGATACTATCAAGTGCACCCAACCTTAAAGATATCGGTATAAGAGAGTGTGAAGAAATAGAAGAGATATTCGAAGATGAAGGAACAGGTTCCCTCACCCTccccaaattaaaaaagttgaaGTTGGAAGAGCTTCCAAAACTGAAGAGCCTATGCATGGGAACAGCACCCATCATTTGCAACTCCGTTGAAGCTATCTTCATAAAAAAGTGCCCAAGATTGATAAGCAAACTTCCTGTGGTTGTGGATGCGGCTGTGCCTCGACGATGTCAGATAGCGGTGAACCCAGAATTGTGGGAATCATTGAAGTCAGACAATCCCAACCTCTCTCTATTTTCCGTATctgatagattttttatttaa